One part of the Salmo salar chromosome ssa10, Ssal_v3.1, whole genome shotgun sequence genome encodes these proteins:
- the mlkl gene encoding Mixed lineage kinase domain-like protein (The RefSeq protein has 1 substitution compared to this genomic sequence) encodes MDIIDPILGIAEKLYSLCGEVKANKKRCQRLAQRIKALEELVREVKVKGLGQKPSLVKNVLCELKLTLENAQDVVKKYACASYLERILKAYDQGDDFGSLNERLNDAAQGLSLALQVDQSDKLVQEARETTRWREDEADRKSDHLELQKLLRSLAEDTKQSVDTVHEKVDSTEKDVKDIKAMLETLMKPSIFHEDIREIKPEELIYDVPKEPFIKNDNFEIFKGEYNKFTVAIKRYAYSRGTSLSQVRSIFKKEVETMKRFESPNILRMFGICVQEENGPNPNFLIVMEFCEKGSLREVLDSQRKLPWDRKARMSLGAARGLYRLHQSEEKFKVHGCINSSMFLVDAGYRVKLGGFELAKTETSLKRTKDSSRSSFYYSSPQQLESINHKYNKECEMYSFGIVLWEIATREIPFRDCSHNDVYQKVCKDKYTEPLPKDCPKQLGELINDCRSYDSFQRPTAGVLVDKLRKVVEQLEED; translated from the exons ATGGACATCATAGATCCCATCTTGGGCATAGCGGAGAAGCTTTACTCTCTATGTGGGGAAGTGAAAGCCAATAAGAAGCGCTGTCAGCGTTTGGCCCAGCGCATAAAAGCCTTGGAAGAGCTGGTGAGAGAAGTCAAGGTGAAGGGACTGGGGCAAAAGCCTTCCCTTGTGAAGAATGTCCTATGTGAGCTCAAACTCACCCTGGAAAATGCCCAGGACGTGGTTAAGAAATACGCCTGCGCCAGCTACCTGGAGCGCATCCTGAAGGCCTACGACCAGGGAGATGATTTTGGGAGTTTAAATGAGCGTCTGAATGATGCGGCTCAGGGGCTGTCGCTAGCCCTGCAGGTGGATCAGAGTGACAAGCTAGTTCAGGAGGCTCGAGAGACAACAcgatggagagaggatgaggcTGACAGGAAGAGTGATCACCTGGAGCTGCAGAAAT TGCTACGGTCTCTGGCAGAGGACACAAAGCAAAGTGTGGACACAGTGCACGAGAAAGTGGACTCCACCGAAAAAGATGTGAAAGACATCAAAGCCATGTTGGAAACCT TAATGAAGCCCAGTATTTTTCATGAAGACATCAGAGAGATCAAGCCAGAGGAGCTGATCTACGATGTGCCCAAAGAGCCCTTCATCAAAAATGACAACTTTGAAATATTCAAAGGAGAGTACAACAAATTCACAGTGGCCATCAAAAGATACGCCTACTCAAGGAGCACAAGCCTGAG TCAGGTGAGAAGCATCTTTAAAAAGGAAGTGGAGACTATGAAACGCTTTGAGTCACCAAACATCCTGCGAATGTTTGGGATCTGTGTCCAGGAAGAGAACG gacccaATCCAAACTTCCTCATTGTCATGGAGTTTTGTGAGAAGGGCAGTCTGAGAGAGGTTCTGGATTCCCAAAGGAAGCTACCCTGGGACAGAAAGGCTCGCATGAGTCTGGGTGCAGCACGGGGCCTCTACAG ATTGCACCAGTCAGAGGAGAAGTTTAAAGTGCATGGATGCATCAACAGCAGCATGTTCCTGGTAGATGCTGGGTACAGAGTGAAG CTGGGAGGTTTTGAGCTGGCCAAAACTGAGACGTCATTGAAGAGGACTAAGGATAGCAGTAGAAGCTCTTTCTACTACAGCTCCCCTCAGCAGCTTGAGAGTATTAATCATAAATACAACAAGGAATGTGAGATGTACAG TTTTGGCATTGTCCTTTGGGAGATTGCAACCCGCGAGATTCCCTTCAGAG ACTGCTCACACAACgatgtgtatcagaaggtgtgtAAAGACAAATATACTGAACCTCTTCCTAAAGACTGCCCTAAACAGTTGGGGGAACTGATCAACGACTGCCGCTCCTATGACAGCTTCCAAAGGCCAACGGCAGGAG TGTTAGTGGACAAGCTCCGCAAAGTGGTTGAGCAGCTAGAGGAGGACTAA